The uncultured Desulfatiglans sp. DNA window CCTGCGCACGACCCGCTCATCGCGCGCACGGGTGTTGTTGACGGCGATGAAGTGCGGCATCAGGTTGCCGGCCTGGTCATAGACCGCGAAGTACTTCTGGTGCTCGCGCATGGCGGTGATGAGGACGGCCGCGGGCACGGCGAGAAACGCCTCGTCGAAGTGCCCGGCCACGGCCGAAGGGTATTCGACCAGGTTGGCGTTGATCGAGACGAGCTCCGGGTCGTCGGACGGGCGGCCGCCCACCGATGCCGCGGCCGCTTCCACCTGCCCCCTCACCCGTTCTTCGCGCTCCGCCGGATCGATGACCACGAACCGCTCGGCGGTATCCTTCAGATAGCGCTCCCAGCCGGCGACCTCGAACGGCTCCGGGGCCATGAAGCGGTGCCCCGCCGAACGCCTGCCGCTCCGGATCCCCGCCAGCTCGAACGGGACCACGGCGCCGTCGAAGAGGGCCACGATCCAGTGGATCGGCCGCACGAAAGGGACGTTCTCGCTCCCCCAGCGCATGGACTTGGGCCAGGGAACGGCCGCGATCAGCGCCGGCAGGTTCCCGGCCAGGATCTCGGCCGTCGGTCTTCCGGCGATGGCATGCTTCACATGCAGGTACTCGCCCCTGGGCGTCGAGATGGTCCCGAGGGCCTCGACCGCCACCCCCTGCTTCTGGGCGAATCCGAGCGCCGCCTTGGTCGGACGGCCATCCTTGTCGTAGGCCACCTGCCTGGGAGGGCCCGTGACCTCCTGCACCCGGTCACGCTGTTTCTGCTCGACGTCCGCAGCCCGCAGGACAAGCCTTCGAGGCGTGCCGTAAACGGCAGGCCGTTCGGCGAAACCGATCTCGTTCTTCGCCAGCAGCTCTTCCCAGAGCCTCCTCAGGTTTTCGAGGCCGTCGGCCAGATAGCCCGCGGGGATCTCCTCGGTGCCAATTTCCAATATGAATTCTGAAGACATATCTTCATCCTCATCGATGGTCGGGGAAGGCTCTCAGCGCCCATCCTGAACCTCTTTCCAGTTTCCAGAACTGATTCCGATCCTTCTCCCCACTCTTCTCGAAAGATGCGGTCAAGCGATCTTCATTCACCCGGTCTTCTCCGCTCCCCTGTTTGCACGGATACCGGCTCGGCCCGCCATCCGCCAGTCCTGGATGCCGGACCGGACGAGGCTCACGCGGCGGCCTTCGCCAGCAGCGGGAACCCCATCTCCTCGCGCTGCTGCAGGTAGGTCTTGGCGCTCAGGCGCGCCAGATTGCGGATCCGCTCGATGTAGTGGGTCCGCTCCGTCACGCTGATCGCCCCGCGCGCATCGAGGATGTTGAAGGTGTGCGAACACTTGAGGCAATAGTCATAGGAGGGGAGGACGAGCCCCTTGGCGGCGGCCCTCTTCGCCTCGCTCTCGTAAAGCGAAAAGAGCTTCAGCATCATCTCCACATCGGCCTGCTCGAAGTTGTAGACCGAGAGCTCCCACTCGCCCTTGCGATGGACATCCCCATAAGAGATCCGCCCGTTCCAATCGAGGTCGTAGACGTTTTCCTTCTCCTGCAGGTACATGGCGATCCGCTCGAGCCCGTAGGTGATTTCGACCGAAATGGGATCGAGGCGTATGCTCCCGGCCTGCTGAAAATAGGTGAACTGCGTGATCTCCATCCCGTCGAGCCAGACCTCCCACCCAAGCCCGGAGGCCCCCAGCGTTGGGGATTCCCAGTCGTCTTCGACGAAGCGGATGTCGTGGTCGAGGGGGTCGATCCCCAGGGCCTGGAGGCTTCCGAGATACAGGTCCTGAACCTCCAGGGGGGACGGCTTGAGGATGACCTGATACTGGTAATAGTGCCCGAGCCGGTTGGGGTTCTCCCCGTACCGCCCGTCCGTGGGGCGCCTCGAGGGTTCCACGTAGGCGACCGCCCAGGGCTCAGGCCCGAGGACGCGCAGCAGGGTCGCCGGGTTGAAGGTCCCCGCCCCCACCTCGAGGTCGTAGGGCTGCTGAATCAGGCAGCCCCTGTCGGACCAGTACCGCTCGAGGGCGAATATGAGTTCCTGAAATGTCATGTTCAGCGCCTCCTCCGATGCGGCCTCCGCCGGGCGAACCAGGCCGGCCGCGCAGTTTCGATCGAAATGGATACGATTAGCACTGGTTCGAGGCCTTGTCAAGCACAGCGTCCAAGGCGTTGGAACATGCAGGAAGCGGGCGGGGATTCCGGGGGCGGGCCTTTCACTTCTTCATCTTGCGGCGCTCCTCGTCGCGGATGTCGCGGCGCAGCAGCTTGCCGACCTTGGACTTGGGGAGCATATCGCGGAATTCGATGTACTGGGGGATCTTGTACTCGGCCAGACGATCCCGGCACCAGCGGGTGAGGTCCGCGCCGCTGACCCCCCGGGCGTCCTGCTTGAGCACCACGATCGCCTTGATGCGTTCGCCGAGCTTCTTGTCGGGCACACCCACCACGCAGGCCTCGATCACCGCCTCGTGGTCCAGGAGGCAGGACTCGATCTCCGAGGCCGATACCCGGTAGCCCTTGCACTTGATGATGTCGGCGCTGCGGTCCACGTAGTACAGAAGCCCCGTTTCGTCGCGCCGCACGAAGTCGTTCATGCGGTACCACCGGCGGCTCTCGATATCGACATACGCCTTGGCCGTTTCATCGGGCTTGCGCCAGTAGCCGTCCGAGATGTGGCGGAAGGTCACCAAAAGCTCACCCGGCTCGCCGTCATCGACCGGCTCGAGGGTCTCGTGGTCCACGATCATCACCTCGCGCGAAGGCAGCGGCATGCCTATGCTGCCCGGCACCGGCTCGCGGCCGAGGGGGCTCATGCAGGTGAACCCCACCTCGGTTGCCCCGTAGGCCTGGTAGATGGGGATCCCCAGGAGCCGCTTCCAGCGTTCGAAGGTCTCGAGCGGCAGGACGTCGCCGCCGCTCCAGCAGTAGCGGAGGGAGTGCAGGTCGAACAGGTCGAGCCGGTCGTTTTCGAGGATCATGCGGTAGAGGGTCGGGGCCCCCAGAAAGAGCGTGGCCCGATGCCGCTCGATGGCGTCCAGGATGGCGTCCACCTGCGGGATGGGCATCAGGATGCAGGTGTTCCCGCGGCTCAGCACCATGCCGAGGAGAACCCCCTGGGCGAGCTGATGGAAGAGCGGATTGACCATGACAAAGACCTCTTCCTCGTCCCGGATGAAGCCCTCGCCGACCTCCCGGATCTCCTCCACGAACGAGACCATGCCCGAATGGCTCATGACGCAGCCCTTGGGAAACCCCGTGGTGCCGCCGGTGTACAGGATGTAGCAGGGATGGTCGATCGGGTCCACTTCGACCTGGGGGGGTCTGGGCGGGTATTGCCTGAGGAGTGCGCCGAACCGGTGCAGGCTCTCGCCCTTTTCGGTCGTCCCGCGCGGGACGAGGTCGAACATCCACCCGAAGAGGCGTTTGTAGGCGGGCAGCATCTCGTCGTGGGTGGTCACGATCACGCGCTTCAGGGACGTCTCGGGCCAGACCTCTTTGACGTAGCGGTAATTGGTGTCGAGGCAGACCACGGTCTTCGCCCCGGTGTCGTTCAAGAGGTAGCGGATCTCGTGCGGCGTGTAGATGGGCGAGACCGGGACGGGCACGGCACCGGCCACCTGCGCGCCGAAGTAGGCGATCAGGAACTGGGGCAGGTTCGGCAGGTAGATCATGATCCGCTCCCCCGGGCGCACCCCGTGGGCATGCAGCGCCGCCGCGAACCGGTCGATCAGCTCCCGCATGCGGCGGTAGCTGAACCGCTGACCGAGGTAGATGACGGCCGTGCGCTCCGGCCAGCGTTCGCACGCCCGGTCGAAGGAGGAATAGACCAGTTCGGGTGTCTGGGGCATCGATCGACCTTTCTCTTCCGTCCGCCGCCGCAGGGCGGCCGCTACATCCCGAAATACGCCGATTTCACGTCCGGGTTGTCCATCAGTTCCTGGGCCCGCCCCATCACCACCACCCCGCCGTTTTCCATGACGTAGCCGAAGTCGATGAGGGGCAGCACAGGCCTCGCGTACTGTTCGGCCAGGACCACGCTGATGCCGGTCTCCTGATTGATATTCTCGACCGCCTCGGTCAGCATGGTCTCCATGAGCGGGCTCAGGCCCAGCAGGGGCTCGTCCAGCAGGAGCAGCTTCGGCTGGGCCATCAGGGCGCGGCCGATGGCGAGCATCTGCTGTTCGCCGCCGCTCAGGAAACCGCCTTCCCGCTTCCGCAGGAGCTTCAGCTTCGGAAAGATGCGGAACACGTAGTCGAGGGTCCGCGCCGCCTGGGCCCGGGTGGCAAGCACGCCGCCGATGCGGAGGTTTTCCATCACCGAGCTTTCCTTGAAGATGCGGCGCCTCTCCGGGCACAGGACCATCCCTAGGCGGGCCCGTTCGCTCGCCTCCAGGTGACGGATCTCGCGGCCTTCGAAGAGGATGCTCCCCAGAATGGTCAGGCGCTGCCCGCCCCGCATGCGTTCTTTTTTCTGCACGTCCAGGATGACCCCCGAGGCGGTGTACATGAGGGTGGACTTCCCGGCGCTGTTGGCCCCGAAAACGCCCGTGATCCCGCCCTTCTCCACGCTGAGCGAGACGTTGTTGATGGCGAGGGCGTTCTCGTAGAAGACCATGAGGTCCTTGATCTCCAGATGGTTCATTTTCGGTCCTCCGCGCCCATGTAAGCCTTCTTGACGGCCGGGTCCTCCATCACCTCCGCGGGCGGCCCGTCGGCGATCTTCTCGCCGAAGTTGATCACCATGACCCGGCCGGCCAGCTTGAAGAGCTCCCGCAGGCGGTGCTCCACCATCATCAGGGTGATGCCGTTCATCTGCATCTTTTCAAGCAGCGGGAGCATGCTGGCGATCTCCGACATGCTCATGCCCGAAAACACCTCGTCGCAGAGAACGATGACGGGCTGGAGCGCCAGGCACCGGGCCAGCTCGAGCCGCTTCAGATAGCCAAGGGGGAGCGAACCAGCCGTCTTGTAAGGCACCCGGGCGTCGCGCTCGAAGCCGATCTCCTCGAGGATGTCTATGGCGACGGAGTCGAGGTCGCCGAGGGCCCCGGAACGGGTCTTCCGGACGCGCGGCGAGTTGAGCGGCACGATGAGATTCTTGTAGGCGGCCATGGTGTGGAAGGGGCGCATGACCTGGAAGGTCCGGACCAGCCCGCGCAGCGCGATCTTGTGGGGGGGCAGGCCGTCGATCCGCTCGCCCATGAAGGTGATCCGACCGTCGTCCGGCTTGACGAAGCCGGTCAGAAGATTCACCAGCGTCGTCTTTCCCGCCCCGTTCGGTCCGATGATCCCGACCACCTCGCCCTTGTGCAGGTCGAAGCTGACGCCGCTCATGGCATGGACCCCGCCGAAGGACTTCCAGAGGTTCGTGACTTCCAGGATGCGTTCTCCGGTCATGGCTACACCTTTTCCCAGCGCTCGAACTGGAAATACTTCCGTTCGAGGTAGTTCAGGATCCCTTCGGGCTTGTAGAGGATGAAGGCGAGGAGGATGAGGCTGTAGAGCACCACCCGCAGCTGTCCGAAGCCCCGCAGGGCCTCCGAGAGCGGCGTCAGAACGAAGGCCCCGATCACCGGGCCGGCGAGGGTACCCATCCCGCCCATGACCGTCGCGGCGATCGGCAGGATGGAAAAGTCCATGGCGAACATGGACAGCCCCAGCCAGCCGTAGAGGTGGCTCAGGTATGCGCCGCAAAAGGACCCGATCAGGGCGGCCAGAAAAAGGGCCTTGATTTTGTAGGCGGTGATGTCGATGCCCGAGGCCTTCACCGCCTGATCGTTGTCCTTGACCGCCTGCAGGATGATCCCGAAATCCTCGGTCATCAGCCGCCGCAGGCCGAAGAGCGCGACCAGCAGCGCCCCCACCAGCAGGTACTGCTCCACCCAGATGTTGGGCAGGTAGTCGAGGCTGCTGATCCCCTCGGTGCTTCCGAGGATGCTGGTCGCGACGATGAAGGAGACCAGGAAGAGCGGCAGCATGAAGCTGACGATGGCGAAATAGACCCCGCGCAGCCGCAGGCAGAGGACCAGCGCGAGGGTGCCGAGCGCCGCCCCGGTTACCGAGGCGAGGGGGATGGTGACCCAGATGGGCCACCCCCAGTAGTGGTTGAGGCTTCCGGAGACGTAGCCCCCGAGGCCGATGAACATGGAGAGGCCGAGGCAGACGAGCCCCGCGTACTGGGCCAGAAAATCGAAGGCCAGGGCCAGCATGGCATAGGTGGCGGCCGCGCAGAACACGCGCTGCCAATACATGTCGAGCATCAGAGGGAGCGCGCAGAGAAGAGCCACCAGGGCCACGCGCGGGAGGAGCAGAAAGGTCATCTCCCGCCAGGAACTGAGGGCATAGAGCCCGTGGCTTCTGACCGTAATGCTCCGGTCGAGGCGCTTTTTGCGCCTTTCGGACATCTCCATCAGACCCTTTCCTCCAGTTCCTTCTGCTTGCCGAGGAGCCCGGAGGGCTTGAGCAGAAGGATGAGAATGATCGTCCCGACAAGCACCATCGACTCCCAGACGGTCCCCAGGAGCGTGCTGCTGATGATCACCGTGTAGCCAAGCACCAGGGAGGCCAGGATCGTCCCGGCCCAGCTTCCGAGCCCTCCCACGATGCAGACGGCAAGCGCCCGGATCAGGACGTGGTATCCCTGTTCCACCGCCAGGTTCCCCAGGGGGAGGACCAGGACCGCCGCCATCCCCGCCAGGGCCGACCCGACCGCCAGGGACAGCATCGCGGTCCGGTCCGGATGGATCCCCAGCATCATGGCCGCCTGTTCGTCCTGCGCGATCGCCCTCAGCTTCAAACCCGCCTTGCTGTAGTGGGTGAAGAGATAGATGGCCAGGAGGATCAGGCTGCCGAAGCCCAGGATGAAGAGGCGCTGGAAGTCCACGAAGACCCCGGCGACGTTGATCTTGGCGTCGAAAAACGGCGGGAGGGAGTAGAACGGCCCGATGAACCCCTTGAACCCTGCGATGCCCTGCAGCCGGAGCCCCTCCAGGATGACCAGGCTGACCGCGAAGGAGGCGATGATCTCCGAGGTGGGCATCCCCCTCAGCCGGATCAACACGAAACGGTAAATGATCAGCCCCAACAACGCGGACACGACGAGCGCCAGGAGGATCGCCAGGATGTAGGGCAGCTTCAGGTCGTTCAGGAAGCTCCAGGTCAGGAAACCCACGAGCACGTAAACCGCGCCGTGGGCGAAATTGGGGATGCGGCTGACGCCGTAAACGAGTGCGAATCCGGCGGCCAGCAGCATGAAGATCATGCTGTTCACCGCCCCGTAGATCAGGATCTCCATGCCCGCACCTCGGCTGTGGGTTGTCGGTCCGGAAATGCCTTATCCGGCACGATCCGGTTCCCAATCCGGAAATGAGAATTTTTCTTCACACCCTGCGGGTGCCCAGTCCCACCGCTTCGTGGCGAGTCCCGGTTTAACCAATTTCAAGCAAATCAAGCAGTTTCCATCCGGAAACGATTTCCCGGTAGAACCCCGTTTCCAATCCGGAAATGAGGATTTTTGGCCAATATCAAGGAAATCAAGCGTTTGCGCGGAGGCGACCTGCAGGTCGCCGCACAAGCAAACGTGCAGATTGACGCCGAGATTGGCCAAAAAGACCATTTCCGGATGGAAACGGGGCTACTTCTTCATCCAGGGCGGGAGCTTCAGTTCGCCGGTGGCGGCGGCCTTCGGGAAGATGGTCACCCGCTGGCCGTCCTGCCATTGGATCCAGTTCCCGAGCACGCTCGTCTGGGGGTCATAGCCGTAGATGATCTGATGGTTCTCGTCGAAGCGGACCGTCCCGCGCACCAGTTGGAGGTCGGTCTTCAGGAGGGCGTCGATCACCGCCTCCTTTTCGAGGGTCCCGGCCCGCTCGATGGCGTCCGCAAGGATGTACATGGTCTCGTAACCGCTCACGGACCCGGTGCTGCGCGGCGGCACGCCCCAGCGCTTCTTATAGGCCTCGTAATAGGCGCGGGACTTCGGGGTGACATCGGAGGGCGTCGCGCCGGCCTCCGAAAGGTTCACCACCACATAGGCGGTCTTCCCGCCCGTGGCCTCCCAGAAACCGGGGTCTTCAGCCGCCCCGATGAAGCCGAGCGGCAGCGCCGGCACTTCGAGGTCCGCCCATTGCCGAATCATGATGGAGGTCTCGGGGGCATAGGCCCAGACGAAGAGCACCTGGGCGCCCGACTTCTTGCACTCGGTCAGGGGCACCGTGTAGTCCGTGGTGCCGATCGGGTGCTTGTCGTATCCGGTGATCTCCCACCCCATGGCCTTCGCCTTCTCTTCCACGATCTGCGCAGCCTTCCGGCACATAAGGCTGTCGTCGATGGAGATGAAGAGCTTGTTGAAGCCGTGGTTTTCCTTGAGGGTGGTCAGAAGGTCCAGGGCCTCCTTGACATACCACTTCACGCTGCCGCTCGCGCGGAAGGAGTGTTTGTATTTCTCCCGGTTCTCGGCGACCTTCTGGTCCCAGGTGGGGGTGTAGGAGCCGATCCCCACGATGTCCACGATCCCATACCGGGCGTAAAGGTCCATCGCGGCGATCGAGCACTCCGACATGCAGGGGCCGCCGGCAATGAAATGGGCCTTGGTGTCGAGGATCAGCTTCTCGATCGCCAGGAGCACATCACGGGCAGGCACCCCCGGCTCCTCGTCCCGGCTGTCGATGATCTCGAGTTTGATCGGGCGCTTCACCCCGCCCACATCGACGCCCCCGGCGGCGTTGATCTCCTCGGTCGCGAGGACCATCCCACGCTCGCCGTTCTGTCCATACCCGCTCGCCCTCGGAATCGGCGCGCCGACGATGATGGGATCCGCGGCCGCAGCCGGATCAGGGCCGGCCGGAACCGACCAGAGGGCCGCGCACACCAGCACCAGAAAGACCTTCCCCAGACAGCTCGCTACCTTCATATCTGCCTCCTTTTTTGGACAACACTTGGAAAAAACGGTTGACGGTCCAATGTAACATCGGGATCACCCCTCTTCGATCGACCGCAGGGGCGCCGACGAAACGCAAGCTCGACAGGTCCACGCCGGGCGGCGCTCATTCCGCCCATGAATACCGCGGCGATCGGAGGGATGAAAAATCCCATGGCGGACAAAGGCACGCCCGGCCGGGCCGCGGCTGATCATCTGCGGCCACGCTCGCCAGTGGGCAAAGGGCCGGCCGCGGGCTATCGCTTGAGAATGGTCGGTGAAGGCTCGTACCGCCCCTCCTGGACATCTTGCCAGAACTGCTTCCGATCCTTCTCCCAGCCCTTCCCGAAGGACGATGCAAAAACCCCGCCCAGCCTTTCGAAGAGCCGCTTCCATCCGGCCTGATGGCTCAGGGTCAGCACGTCTTCCAGAAAGGGGACGATCTGCGAGAGCTTTTCTTTCGGCAGATAGGCCCGGGCGCCGAGCTCGATCGATTTTTGGAGGGCCTCCCGGTTGAAGGCCTGCGCGGTCAGCATCACCGCCGGGAACCCCATGTGGACGGCGGTGTCGAGGAGTTCGAAGCCGCGCACCCCCATGATATCCAGGATCACCAGATCGTAGGTCCAGGAGTGCAGCAACTGCTGAGCCCTCTCATAGTCCAGGGCCCGGTCGATCAGGAGCCCCTCGAAGCCTTCCAGCTGCTCTTCGAGCGCGTCGAGGACGTCGGGTTCATCATCGACGATCAGGATATGCTTGTTGTTCAGGATGCTTTCAGGCATTCGAACGTGCTCCTTTCCTCATTCCGGCATGGCCTTCGGACCTGCCGCGGAGCCGGGTGCATCATCATTGCAGGGGTTCAAACGAACGGGTATCAGACAGTTGAAACAGGACGCCATCCGGGTCGCCGCAGGAAAAACACGCGGCTCGGCGCTGGATTCGCTGAAACGACCGTCCCGGATGGAAATCGAAAAAAGCCACGCTCCTGCCGCATGCGAAGCGCTGGAGCGGTCTTCGGCTGCCGGGTCGCGAGGCCTGTCCGCGGGGCGGCAGTCCTCGTGTGAAGGTTGGAATCCGCCCTGTCGAAAGACCTCGACGGGCGGACCGAAAAACGCGAGCGCCGGAGGCGCGGAAAGCACCCCTTGCCGGGGGAGCATCATGCCCCGCCGGGGTAGGGCGATGGAACGGGGATTCGCTGCAGCCCCCTTGACGAGGGGCAAGAATCCCCTGAGAACCATCGAAAGTGGAACAAGGAAACCAACATCCGGTGCAGCGGCACCGCCTGACGTCCGCAGGCGAACTGAACGCCCGCGTGGCGGAAGCGGGGGCGGCGGGGCCATCGCGGCTGAGCCGCCTGCGGCCTGCGCTGGAGGCGAAAGCCCCCGACGGAGCCCCGGCCGCACGGGACGGGCTTATTTCTTCAGAATGACGGGGGCAGGCTGGTAGTTCCCCTCCTGCACCTCCTTCCAGAACGCCTCCCGATCCTTCTGCCATTCCTTGCCGAACTTCGACGTGAAAACCCCGCCCAGCCGGTCGAAGACACGCTTCCAGCCGGCCTGATGGCTGAGGGTGAGCACGTCCTCCAGAAAGGGGACGATCTCGCCCAGCTTCTCCTTGGGGAGGTAGGCCCGGGCGCCGAGCTCGACGGACTTCTCGAGCGCCTCGACCGAAAACGCGTGGGCGGTCAGCATGACCGCCGGAAATCCGAGATGCACGGCCGCATTCAGGAGATCGAAGCCCCGCACCCCCATGATGTCCAGGATCACCAGATCATAGCTCCAGGATCGGAGCAGTTCGTAGGCGGTCTTGTAGTCGGTGGCCTTGTCGAAGACGAGCCCCTCGAATTCTTCGAGCTGCTCCTCCAGGGCCTCGAGCACGTCCGGCTCGTCATCGACCGCCAGAATACGCTTGTTGTTCAGAACACTCTCCCGCATCGCAGGATCCTCCTTCTAACTCGTATCCATCCGGAAATGATTTTCCAGTGGAACCCGGTTTCCAATCCGGAAATCCCGTCACATCTTCTTTTCCTTGGTGAGCCGCCGGCGTTCCTCATCGCGGATCTCGCGCCTCAGAAGCTTGCCGACCTTCGACTTCGGCAGCATGTCGCGGAACTCGATGTAGCTCGGCACCTTGTAGGAGGCCAACCGCTCCCGGCAGAAGTTCAGGAGGTCGGCGCCGCTGACCCCGCGGGCGTCCTCCTTCAGCACGACGATCGCCTTGATCCGTTCGCCCACCTTCGGGTCGGGGACCCCCACCACGCAGGCCCCGATCACGGTCGGATGGTTCTGCAGCACGGCCTCCACCTCGGAGGCCGAGACCCGGAAGGCCTTGTGCTTGATGATATCGGCGGAGCGCTCCACGTAGAGCAACTGACCGTCTTCATCCTGCTTGACGAAGTCCCCCATGCGGTAGAAAATCTTGTCGCCGATCTTGACATAGGAATTCTGAGTCTCTTCGGGCTTCTTCCAGTATTCCTTGATCGTGTAAGGCGAAGTCACCAGGAGTTCCCCTGTCTCGCCCGTCGGAACGGCTTCGAGGGTTTCGGGGTCCGCCACCAGGCATTCGCGGCTTTCGAGCGGCAGGCCGATGGTGGTCGGCTTCGGGTTCCCGTCGATGCGGCTGTAGGTCACGTGCCCCGCCTCGGTCGACCCGTAGACCTGGTAGATGGGCACGCCGAAACGCTCCTTCCAGCGGTTGAAGACCTCCCGCGGCAGGACGTCGCCGCCGCAGTAGCAGTAGACCAGCGAACTGATGTCATAGCGTTCCAGACGGTCGTTTTCGAGGATCATCCGGTAAAGGGCCGGCACCCCCAGCATCCACCGGACCCGGTGCCGCTCGATGGTCTCGAGGATCGCGTCCACCTGCGGAACGGGCATGAGCGCCGTGCAGTTTCCCTTGTTGAGGCCGAGCGCCATGAAGAGCCCGAGCGCCATGATGTGGAAGAGCGGGTTGACGGCGATATAGCAGTCCTCGCCTTCCTTGAGGTGCCCCGCCGCCACGTCCTCGGTGACATCGTTCACATAGGAAGTCATGCCTATGTGGTTGCCCGGGACCCCCTTCGGGAAGCCGGTCGTACCGCCCGTGTACAAAATGTAGGAGAGGTCGTTCCACGGGTCGATCTGGGGGGATTTCCGAAGAGGTGTGTGCTTGAGGAGGGAGCGGAAGGAATGAACCTTGCCGCCTTTTTCCCACTTTCCATGCGGAATCTTGTCGAACAGGACCCCGAGGGCCCGCTTCCAGGGCGGCAGAAGATCGGCCAGGTTCGTGACGATCACCCGCTTGAGGCCGGTCTTTTCGAGGACCTCCTGCACATAGCAGAAGTTCGTGTCGAGGCAGATCACCGTTTCGACCTCGGCATCCTTGATCATGTACTCGATCTCGAAAGAGGTGTAGATCGGCGAGACCGGCACCAGGACCGCCCCAAGCTTCTGGATCCCGAGGTAGGCGATGACCCACTGCACGCAGTTGCTGATGTAGATCATCACCCGGTCGCCCTTGCGGACCCCCATCTCCTCCAGCGCCCCGGCAAACCGCTCACTGAGATTGCGCAGACGGG harbors:
- a CDS encoding Response regulator receiver domain protein; this encodes MRESVLNNKRILAVDDEPDVLEALEEQLEEFEGLVFDKATDYKTAYELLRSWSYDLVILDIMGVRGFDLLNAAVHLGFPAVMLTAHAFSVEALEKSVELGARAYLPKEKLGEIVPFLEDVLTLSHQAGWKRVFDRLGGVFTSKFGKEWQKDREAFWKEVQEGNYQPAPVILKK
- a CDS encoding putative long-chain-fatty-acid--CoA ligase (Evidence 3 : Putative function from multiple computational evidences); its protein translation is MKISPEELAREVTFTRFDRMCERYGDRPAVLYLGEVFSFSRLRNLSERFAGALEEMGVRKGDRVMIYISNCVQWVIAYLGIQKLGAVLVPVSPIYTSFEIEYMIKDAEVETVICLDTNFCYVQEVLEKTGLKRVIVTNLADLLPPWKRALGVLFDKIPHGKWEKGGKVHSFRSLLKHTPLRKSPQIDPWNDLSYILYTGGTTGFPKGVPGNHIGMTSYVNDVTEDVAAGHLKEGEDCYIAVNPLFHIMALGLFMALGLNKGNCTALMPVPQVDAILETIERHRVRWMLGVPALYRMILENDRLERYDISSLVYCYCGGDVLPREVFNRWKERFGVPIYQVYGSTEAGHVTYSRIDGNPKPTTIGLPLESRECLVADPETLEAVPTGETGELLVTSPYTIKEYWKKPEETQNSYVKIGDKIFYRMGDFVKQDEDGQLLYVERSADIIKHKAFRVSASEVEAVLQNHPTVIGACVVGVPDPKVGERIKAIVVLKEDARGVSGADLLNFCRERLASYKVPSYIEFRDMLPKSKVGKLLRREIRDEERRRLTKEKKM